The Halictus rubicundus isolate RS-2024b chromosome 6, iyHalRubi1_principal, whole genome shotgun sequence genome contains the following window.
TCTACTCGAGCGTTTTGTCAACTTTGTCTTCGTTACATCAAAACTGTCTTCTACCTCGGTAGATAATCACTTTGTGAGTGCTTAGCACGTTGTGCTACTAACTCCAGCAGACGTCTCATACTTCTCTCTTGTACAGATTATGCGTTCAGCGTTATTCTAATCCTCCGGATGAAGCAACTCTGTTCTTGCCAACGAATTATCAACGATTTTATAGTGAtagattttaaacaattttaatttgtgTTCAGtagatttaaaatttgaagttTAATTTCACTGTGATAATATTATCATGaacatattattattagactgcggatgtttacgcaatttttatagacaagTTTTCAGAAAgtgaaataaaatactatttttaatagGAACAGCCATTGTAcatccaaaacaaataaaaatcttacTAAATTCTATCAGATTTcatattctagcattttttgaaaattttcgtaaaccataaatgcataaagatccgcagtctaattattatacatatatctttTCTGTATGTTATtagtttatatattttgtatagtaTATCTTCTTTTGTGAATATATTACACACATAATAATAAGCTTGCGTATCCTTATCCAGTATATAAATTTTCCAGGTAGCAATTTCTACTTTTCATCATTAAAATGGTGTAACAATGTTCTTAAAAGTCATTTTTCTCTCAagcgaataaaattgtacaatcAGAATTGAACTCCTGGAGCTGCATTACAATTAAATTATGTATGAACATAAAAGTACACAAAGCATAAGAGGTATCCCAAAAATTAAATCTTCAAGTTAacaagtacaatttttattttgtgtaaaaatccGCAGGCCAGTGATTCAATAACAGAAAACCTCGGACAGATCCTCTGAACCCCAAACGCCCAGCAGCCCTAACTCAATGAGAATGAAGCAACTACTCACCAGGTTCCGAGACGACATAGCTGACGTAACAGCTGCCATCTTTCCTGTCCTTGAAGTCGATCTTCGCCTTGCTGGGACCCTCCACAGAGATGGCCAGAGTTCCAGCTCCAGCTTCCCTGGTCCAGACGTTGAACTCGCAGGGTTCGCCCTGCTCCCCTCTCTCCAGACCAGGTCCGCCGGCGTGAACCCTATGCGCCCCGCTGTCCCTCAAGGGACCGACGGTGAACTGGAAGGGCGAGCCGGGAATGTGCATTTCCTTGTAACGCACGGAAACGGTGTGCACTCCAAGCTCCTTGGGCACGAACGCGACAGCGTACAGACCGTCCTCGACCTCTTTGACCTCGGCGTCTTCGGTGACACCTCCAGGCGAGGTGACAGTCGCAGCGAGATCGAACGAGGTGATGGCTGGCATCTTGAAGGTCAGTTTACACTGGCTGCCAACTTCGGTGATCGGCACCGCTTCCCTTTGCCTCTGAATCTTCTCCCTTTGACGATTGCTACCCTCACCGGAGACTTTGACGGTGAACGGCGAGCCCTCGACGTGATGATCCGCGTACTTCAGGTTCATGATGTAGTATCCCGGCTCGGTCGGCTTGTAGGAGATGTTCAGGGTGCCGTCCTCGTTGTCCTTGCACTGGATCTCAGCCTTGCTGGGACCCTCGATCGACAGAGACAGACCTCCGAAGCCGGCGTTCCTCGTATCGATCGTGAACGAGTTCTCCACGTGCGTTTTGCCCTCCTTCAACCCTGCGCCGGACACCTTGACCTTCTTCGCGTCCCCGACCTCGCGATCCGACACGCTGATCTTGAACGGCGAGTTCTGGATGTGTTTGCCCATCTTCTTCACGGCCACCGTGTGCTCGCCGGCCTCGCGGGGCGTGAAGGACACGCACATGTTGCCGTTAGGGGACATCTTCAGGAAACAGGGCTCCTCCAGGCCACTCGGCGCCGTGATCGACGCGTTCAAGGACCTTATGTCCGAGTCGGTCACCTTTCCTGGCAACTGGACCTCGCTGGATGCACCCACCGAGATTTGGTTGCGCTTCCGGCCCTCGCCTGAGAAAGGAGCAAGCAGATTGTACTCTGGTGCGCTTATGGTTGCTTAAGTGGCGAAAGCGGAACGTGAAATTGTTTGCTCGTTGGTTTTAGTGTTAACATTTTCAAGGTGTTTGCGTATGCGGTTACGGGGCTGTTGATTTATATGAAAGGCGCGTGTACAGGGTGGTTCGATAAATGTcaccaccttgaatatttccgtgATTTGTAATGATATTAAGGAATAATTAAAAGCTAGTGTTCGAACTGATGTCCCCCCACTGGAACATGAAGAATACAcgtggaaaattatttcgacaaTATCTCGCGAACTATTGGATCCAGGACTTGTGAAGGTCAATGCATTTTtatgtataccccgcggtagtggggataattccacgacgtttatcatccaggccttggcgacgtatatagagaaatcactgtatatcgatTCACGGTACAAAAGATTGGTCGTTTCATTTGAAGAAAATaatgtgaccttgaaatctcgaaaacgCCTTCCCCATATAAAGAATGTTTCAATCACAACATCTTCCCCTTTATAACTTTCAGGTTTTCTATGTATCATTCTTTAACGttattacaaataatggaaatattccGGGTGGTGAAAGTTATTGGACCACCTTCGCATAACTTGAGTTAGTAACTAGGTTAATTGTAATCCCTTAAAAATATATAACGTTCATAAATCACTACGAACTATACACTTGCAAAATGAACAACTATGACTGAACACAACGATTTGGAAAGCTCAAAGAAAAATTCTTTCGTGAACATGCACTATACAAAAAGAGAAGCACAATACAGTGTCGTgagaaataatggaaataatcCAAAGTAGTCCAAAGTAGAAATGTTACGTGtgcaaattaatttaattgtagGCCTCGCAAATTAATCATTCTgattttgttttgaaatttgCACTACCATGATCCATCTGTAAGTCGTAGTGACTATATAGAAAATTATGGAATTTGTtctgaaaatttgaatatatttcgAATAACAAATCCACGAAGAAAGagtcacgaattaatttgcacagCTATAGCAGGCACAACAAAAGACAAAATAAGATAAAGCAACGAGGATTTCGATCAGCGAACTATAGCATGCTGCGGAAAAGAGTGAAAATGGCGTATGATGGCAACGATGGTCGCGGGCGAGAAGTGATGATTCGAGATGTGTGAACGCGTCGAGTGCAAACTATGAATAAATAGCGTCTATCACGCAGATGTATAACAGAAGGAGGACTTATGATGAGACATATATGTATGCGTATAATATCACTCACATCTATCACTCCGAGAAGACAATTGTTCTGTGCAAAACTCGGTATTCCGAAAGAATGTGAcattgaaattttgtttaacgACGTTCCTTCGAGCGGAACGCACGGCTCGATCGAACGGAAATCGAATATCGAAAGCAATCGACGCACAACCGTACGTTTTTGCGCTTCATATTCCATTCACGACTACGAAACACGAAGGGACGTTTCGAATATCATTGTCGGTCATTGTCACAAGTATCCCGGCAGCGGTACCTCGAATGCTATGCAAGAAATTTCATTAAGACTTAATATAACATGTAACAATATCTCAGCTAATCGACCTTAATCTCTTTCAACTTCTTCTACACTAAAACTACCCTCTGTCTTTGTTAATTCTAAATTACAAATCTCTTTCTACTCGCgatgaaatgaaaaaaattcgaagacgtaaaattcaataaatcgttcccaaaatattttcgaaaatgcgACTGTAGTCGTCGGTGTTCCCGCGAATCGGTGTGAAAGAATTTGAATCAATGAATAATCGCGAATGTAGAGATGTGAAATGTTCAGGTAGCataatacagcgaattctcgatatatgtcaacaaaacgggtccagccacggacaagtatcgtccaggagacatactcgagccgtgttatgtttacactcctcgaggcctcccgtgcttcgtggtatactccgcggtagtggggataatttcgcgacgtttatcgtccagtccttggcgacatatatagagaaatcactgtacgttGAATTGCGTAAAGCGTGCAGTTAGCTTGATTTAATGTCGATCGTACATTCCGAACCGTGAAAGATCAGTTCACACACAGTTTAGAATTAGATTGTATGGAATGCTTAGTGAATGTAAATGAAGAATGATAGCTAAACGAGTCCGACCAGTGTTATCGTTCGATTTCCTCGCATCAAGAAGATATCATACAGAAATTAATCGATATATTATTGTTAGGCTAGCTCAATATACGTACAGATCAAATGACATGTATGAGAGTGTATGTTACACGAGTTagtagaaaatatttctgtaaaGAAAACAATGTACCCGTGATCTTTGCAACATACGGGCTGCCCTTTATATGCTTATCCCCGAATTTCACACTAATTTTGTATTCTCCTGGCGCGGTCGGCAGATAGGATACCGAAACGGTGCCGTCCTTATTGTCGTGACAAGATATCTCTGCTTTGCTGGGCccttcgaccgccaacgaaagTCCACCTGCACCGGCTCCTTTCGTCGAGATCATGAAATTTCCCGGCTCGCCGCACACGCCGTAGACCAAACCAGGCCCGTATGCGGTCACATAACCGCTGGCCAACGAGTCCACGTGGAATTTAAACGGGGAACCTGTTAAACAACACAATCGATAAATATGAAAATTGTTTCCGGCGTTTGCGAGAAATCTTCCGTCAATTAACGCATACTTTCTCAAGTTTTCTATATGTCTCTTTTCAAAGCTTTctttttaaccctcggactcctagGCCCATGCCTGAGTCATtcctgacccacaccgatattttgttttccttcgatataagacgatggctggggaccggctttcgccgtatttcggatgaaggagaacagtcgccttatatcggaataaaacttaTCGGGCTTATCCCTGCtatgggtcacgaatgaccccggcgTAGCATACAGGTTAACAGAAACTTCCAATattgaatttaatatttcaacAGTTAgattaaaataacaaataatgtCCAAACACTGAATTTCCAATGCCTATGATTGTAAACTATAAATGATTCTTTGGCATCGATAAACAGGATCTTGTTCAAAATGGAGTATGATGTACCATATGCAAAATTAGGggaggtttaagtcatcatttcgcTGATTTCCAATTTGTTCACACAATGCAAGCCTTTGAACCTAATAATTTGTCGCGAAAATGATTCACTGTTGTCTCGATATCaaagaataaatttaattaataaacgGTATcgataacaaataaaaaatgattcttCTCGTGACCCAGACTGCTgacaattattcaaattttaagtcttaaatagaacaaaatttgGTTTCCCGCAATAATTGCAttgttgcaaattgaaaattgcaaattggaaGTCTGTTTCTATTTATATAGGCAGAAAAATTGCTCGcgagtaaaaaaattgtatatttatagAATGTTCGATGTTCTGAAATTGTAAACCATTACACCGTGGGTCCAGTTTGATCGCAATTAATATTTCAGACGCAGTTATTACGATCTCTTGGCTGCATCCCCAAAATATAGTTGCTCGTACTTTTAATCCGTCGAATCAATTTTAGAGCGCTTAACATGTAACCAAACTTTGCAAAATATGATCGGACGGTCTTGAACTGAATCAGCCTATCGCGACTCGTTCCATTACTTTTTGCGAATTTTGCCCGAGTGTCATTAATAAACGTCTATAGTCCGACTCGCTTCCAAGGCTCGTAGAACCGTATGATATTATTTCTATCTACTTTTGGCACGAACGGTTGCAATATTTTCACCGGGAGTTCGATATAAATTTTGTCGGCTGTCAGCACTGTAGCATTCATTGAACACTCTCTATAATATACTGCGACATTTATTGTGAAGTTCTACGTAGAACTAAGAACTAATTAACAACACGTTTCTTGTAGCACACGACGGAAAGATCTGTCCAATAAATTCAAAGCTACTACTGTTGTTTCtctaaaaaaatataaacagTAAGATACATAATACGAGATTTAACGAATCAATCAATTTGCCGAATAATTgtatttgttttaaaaatattccaaattttttctTACATATTGTTTCAATTGCACTAGTACCAATTCGTACCCGAATCGTCAACTGATTGTTATAGAACATTTAATAAACAATTTCGTTCAGTATAAACAcgcaataaatatttatgaatcATAATTTTAAAACGACAATCATCCTCCATTTTATAAAGTATAAAACATTTCATTTAGCATGGAATATACTTAAGCACGAAACCGTAAATATTCTTAAACAgaataacaaaaatgaaaagaatttctTTTCCCTTCCATtttgataattatttattacttcTCAAAAGAAGTGCAATGCCAATTTTCTTATAtgcataatttttaatttcattatgcttTCACATAAAATTCTCCGAAAACTTGTTGCCAATTATGTTTAATTTGTCGTTTATAGTTCAGAACTATTTCTATCGAGGATATTAAAAGACATAACAAACCTTGCACATGCACGCCGTTGAATTTGACAACAACCTCGTGCTGTCCCTCCTCCCTGGGATCATACCTAATCGACACCGTTCCGTCATGGTTGTCCTCGATCACCGGTTTGTCCATATTCCCACTCGGCATCTTCACTTCGGCtgaaatttcaaaattcatCTAAGTAATCGTCTACATCACTAACTATGATTGCATCGATATAGAATTCtcataaattacaaaacatttaCTATTTCATATATTACAAGATATTCGTTTAGtaatattttcattcgaaatcAAGCAATCCCTATAAATCGTGGAACCGCATATTAAATCctaagaaaattgtttaaataattgcaCAGCGTCACGTTCGTTCAATTGTTGATCATTTCCGACACTTTCGCGACAAGTTCCAACACACGAGCTATCCACATGGCACGAAGCGTCACATTTAACTATAGTTGTCGAGTAGCTTTGCGAGAGCGTTGCACATTACACAGCATCTCGTTACAACAAATAACTATGATTATAAAAGAagtgttcatttgaaatttcatgATCACAATTGAACCACGTGACGAATGATTCGAAACGTTTGTTGAACGGACAACGAGTACTATGAAACAGTTCCCTAGGGTCGACTCGGCGATGAATACTATGAAACGAATAAGTACACTAGGGTTGCCGCGACGTTTCGAATGTGTCCCGATAAAATGGAAATCGGTGTAATTAGTGCTCGGAGCGTGACGGTGACCGTGTtggaggggaggggtgggggttgTTAACTATTATCTAGATTATAGTTTCCTGAACTGTGAAACCTTTTCTCGATTGCACGTAGTAAAGACTCTGAAAAATTAATGCCGTGTCCTCGGTCTCCGGATAGATCTTGGTGTAACAGATCGGTCCACGGACAGCGGAATCGTACGGACTGCACGAAACAGTCTTCAGTCCGTGTCTGTAAAAGGTCGACACCTCCTGCCACGTGGTTTCTACCTCCTCTTCCTCCCAAACCATTTCCAAATGTTTAACTCGATCGATGCACTGATACCAAATAACATTAAACGTTCAATTTGTAGAATAGCTCGGCGAAGTCTACGATTATTCATCATCGAGCAGATTTTGCTATTCCATAGAAAAAcgtccgatttttaattttgtcaagAAAGTTTGCTATATTTTCACTGCAGAACATGCAATTGTCATGGTTAGACCGTGGACCCATACGCGGAATCAAAATTGCCCCCCTAAATTGCAAGGAACTGGTGTTGGataaaatattcaaaagtgcccccaaagcAAATTGATTTTTGTCCACGTCGTTCGATAGGGCTCCGAAAGAAACCCCTTTCGCgacaagtttcaagtcgctacccctaccacaagggtagctACAGGGTGAACACGGTTTAACAAATTATGCTTTATTTCTCCTGTTCggtttaataaaaaatttcgaacaaatttgagaacattctacctaatagCAG
Protein-coding sequences here:
- the Cher gene encoding filamin A protein cher isoform X4, whose protein sequence is MPSGNMDKPVIEDNHDGTVSIRYDPREEGQHEVVVKFNGVHVQGSPFKFHVDSLASGYVTAYGPGLVYGVCGEPGNFMISTKGAGAGGLSLAVEGPSKAEISCHDNKDGTVSVSYLPTAPGEYKISVKFGDKHIKGSPYVAKITGEGRKRNQISVGASSEVQLPGKVTDSDIRSLNASITAPSGLEEPCFLKMSPNGNMCVSFTPREAGEHTVAVKKMGKHIQNSPFKISVSDREVGDAKKVKVSGAGLKEGKTHVENSFTIDTRNAGFGGLSLSIEGPSKAEIQCKDNEDGTLNISYKPTEPGYYIMNLKYADHHVEGSPFTVKVSGEGSNRQREKIQRQREAVPITEVGSQCKLTFKMPAITSFDLAATVTSPGGVTEDAEVKEVEDGLYAVAFVPKELGVHTVSVRYKEMHIPGSPFQFTVGPLRDSGAHRVHAGGPGLERGEQGEPCEFNVWTREAGAGTLAISVEGPSKAKIDFKDRKDGSCYVSYVVSEPGDYRVGIKFNDQHIPDSPHKVYISPAMGDAHKLEVAQFPESGAQPDKPATFLVRKNGAKGELDGKIVSPSGTEDDCFIQAIDGDTYSVRFLAHENGIHNIHVKFNGVHIAGSPFPVKVGKVDADPAAVHAYGNGLKDIKTGAKTDFIIDTCNAGSGSLNVTVDGPSKVAMDCTEVEEGYKVRYTPLVPGDYYISVKYNGYHIVGSPFKVPCTGADLAERGAQESSTIHVETVQKISKSKQTGPVLPLFKSDASKVTSKGMGLKKAYLGKQNQFVVSAGDAGNNILYVAVYGPKGPCEEITMKHTGRNNYNVSYMVRERGEYIILVKWGEEHIPGSPYKVEV
- the Cher gene encoding filamin A protein cher isoform X3 gives rise to the protein MVWEEEEVETTWQEVSTFYRHGLKTVSCSPYDSAVRGPICYTKIYPETEDTALIFQSLYYVQSRKAEVKMPSGNMDKPVIEDNHDGTVSIRYDPREEGQHEVVVKFNGVHVQGSPFKFHVDSLASGYVTAYGPGLVYGVCGEPGNFMISTKGAGAGGLSLAVEGPSKAEISCHDNKDGTVSVSYLPTAPGEYKISVKFGDKHIKGSPYVAKITGEGRKRNQISVGASSEVQLPGKVTDSDIRSLNASITAPSGLEEPCFLKMSPNGNMCVSFTPREAGEHTVAVKKMGKHIQNSPFKISVSDREVGDAKKVKVSGAGLKEGKTHVENSFTIDTRNAGFGGLSLSIEGPSKAEIQCKDNEDGTLNISYKPTEPGYYIMNLKYADHHVEGSPFTVKVSGEGSNRQREKIQRQREAVPITEVGSQCKLTFKMPAITSFDLAATVTSPGGVTEDAEVKEVEDGLYAVAFVPKELGVHTVSVRYKEMHIPGSPFQFTVGPLRDSGAHRVHAGGPGLERGEQGEPCEFNVWTREAGAGTLAISVEGPSKAKIDFKDRKDGSCYVSYVVSEPGDYRVGIKFNDQHIPDSPHKVYISPAMGDAHKLEVAQFPESGAQPDKPATFLVRKNGAKGELDGKIVSPSGTEDDCFIQAIDGDTYSVRFLAHENGIHNIHVKFNGVHIAGSPFPVKVGKVDADPAAVHAYGNGLKDIKTGAKTDFIIDTCNAGSGSLNVTVDGPSKVAMDCTEVEEGYKVRYTPLVPGDYYISVKYNGYHIVGSPFKVPCTGADLAERGAQESSTIHVETVQKISKSKQTGPVLPLFKSDASKVTSKGMGLKKAYLGKQNQFVVSAGDAGNNILYVAVYGPKGPCEEITMKHTGRNNYNVSYMVRERGEYIILVKWGEEHIPGSPYKVEV